The Theileria orientalis strain Shintoku DNA, chromosome 3, complete genome genome window below encodes:
- a CDS encoding glucose-6-phosphate-1-dehydrogenase, with translation MKTSSQSFAYNLEPVPEKLYRRVFRTMSTTDSYGSFSNLLLPIYSDYNKWLKSFYSSKINDFLDFKSTSHILTPQSEDIVDADDIIFEPCLLDCHTEEGFVTAATHLILHMIRTKQARSPTSVVTIGLSGGSSPMEIYRFLGGLRDLDIDFNRIILFMVDERYVESDDEMSNVRLIRNTLLKGWPIPESNLIFPDTSLPLEECVRKYEEDLEKVFGVVNVNRIQNLFYREGLDNDQGFGVDSSYFVSQEPASLESLKDALDSNMFKPMYPVVPDLVTLGIGEDFHIAGLFPEYLSTLDSSYVTDSVHRVMATYTETNVVRERITCSLPFLSCAKSKLFFLKGERKKKIWNTMLQYRHYDPIRFPATQIFTKPGCIAVLDSSTIRKVRLKIPMEQSDYLTFLLFGSGGDLARKKIYPALFHLFYLGFLPNRFHILAISRTDLDFDDFFSTISNDIFDSITTNIFMRNPAARFDFPTVISEFKNKCSRMTLQYDGDNLLEKFSERLHSIESGSQTSHRMVYLATPSEAYQNILKIVTSCCKPKNGWFRVMLEKPFGRDLDSCIEIDKFLSKHVSPDETFLVDHYLGKPMISCIISSKLSIRYGPLFNNNYVKSVHITLKEEIGSMGRSYFESYGIIRDMIQNHGMQLLSLIAMKAHHRKSISQDKYDVLKSIKTAELKDVVIGQYTASEAGCAYREENNVAPDSLCPTYCTMVFWIDNDDWRGVPFVVTSGKGLDEKSVELRLNLKNNLPEEICRDFVPSQLVYRIHPRPSVFWVKDLKEINVGEVRDGMTSDLESDNGMKPAQRILVDVESSAAKRSIEGAYELLFYYAFSNKREIFPTIHQVNEAWRVLTPVLNEITEKKLVPFFYPRGSAGPKEAESLLSLL, from the exons atgaaaacaaGTTCTCAAAGCTTTGCATATAACTTGGAGCCTGTACCTGAAAAATTATACAGAAGGGTGTTTAGAACAATGTCGACAACAGATTCATACGGGTCGTTCTccaatttacttttaccaatttattcagattataataaatggcTAAAATCGTTTTATtcaagtaaaataaacgaTTTTTTAGATTTTAAGTCTACATCTCACA TCTTGACTCCACAATCAGAGGACATAGTGGACGCAGATGACATAATATTTGAGCCGTGTTTGCTGGATTGCCACACGGAGGAAGGGTTCGTTACTGCGGCAACACACCTGATCCTGCACATGATAAGAACGAAGCAGGCAAGGTCGCCGACGAGCGTAGTGACAATAGGCCTGTCAGGAGGCTCAAGCCCAATGGAGATATACAGGTTCCTAGGTGGTCTTAGGGACCTGGACATAGACTTCAACAGGATAATCCTGTTCATGGTGGACGAGAGGTACGTGGAGTCGGACGATGAAATGTCAAACGTGAGGCTGATAAGGAACACGCTGCTTAAGGGATGGCCAATTCCGGAGTCAAACCTGATATTCCCAGACACGTCACTGCCACTGGAAGAGTGCGTGAGGAAGtacgaggaggacctggagaagGTGTTCGGAGTGGTGAACGTTAACAGAATCCAGAACTTGTTTTACAGAGAGGGCCTGGACAACGACCAGGGCTTCGGCGTGGACAGCTCGTACTTCGTGAGTCAAGAGCCGGCGAGCCTGGAGTCGCTGAAGGACGCACTGGACTCGAACATGTTCAAGCCGATGTACCCAGTGGTGCCGGACCTGGTGACACTGGGCATAGGAGAGGACTTCCACATAGCGGGCCTCTTCCCAGAGTACCTCTCGACGCTGGACTCGTCGTACGTGACGGACTCAGTGCACAGAGTCATGGCGACGTACACGGAGACGAACGTGGTGAGAGAAAGAATCACATGCTCCCTGCCATTCCTCTCGTGCGCGAAGAGTAagctcttcttcctgaAGGGCGAGcgcaagaagaagatatgGAACACGATGCTGCAGTACAGGCACTACGACCCGATAAGGTTCCCAGCGACGCAGATATTCACGAAACCAGGCTGCATAGCAGTGCTGGACTCGTCGACGATAAGGAAGGTGCGCCTGAAGATACCGATGGAGCAGAGCGACTACCTGACGTTTCTGCTGTTCGGGAGCGGCGGGGACCTCgcgaggaagaagatatacCCGGCGCTCTTCCACCTTTTCTACCTGGGCTTCCTGCCGAACAGGTTCCACATCCTGGCAATATCGAGGACGGACCTGGACTTCGACGACTTCTTCTCCACGATTTCGAACGACATCTTCGACTCGATCACCACGAACATATTCATGAGGAACCCGGCGGCGAGGTTTGACTTCCCGACGGTGATATCGGAGTTCAAGAACAAGTGCAGCAGAAT GACTCTGCAATACGACGGGGACAACTTGTTGGAGAAGTTCTCGGAAAGGCTGCACTCGATAGAGTCGGGCTCACAGACGTCACACAGAATGGTGTACCTGGCGACGCCGTCGGAGGCGTACCAGAACATCCTGAAGATCGTGACGTCCTGCTGCAAGCCGAAGAACGGATGGTTCAGAGTGATGCTGGAAAAGCCCTTCGGAAGAGACCTGGACTCGTGCATCGAAATAGATAAGTTCCTGAGCAAGCACGTGAGCCCGGATGAGACATTCCTGGTGGACCACTACCTGGGGAAGCCGATGATCAGCTGCATCATCTCCTCGAAGCTCTCAATAAGGTACGGGCCGctcttcaacaacaactacgTGAAGAGCGTGCACATCacgctgaaggaggagatcGGCTCCATGGGAAGAAGCTACTTCGAGTCGTACGGAATCATAAGAGACATGATACAGAACCACGGAATGCAGCTGCTATCACTTATCGCAATGAAGGCGCATCACAGAAAGTCGATATCACAGGACAAGTACGATGTGCTCAAGTCAATCAAGACGgcggagctgaaggacgtAGTAATAGGACAGTACACAGCCTCCGAGGCAGGATGCGCGTACCGCGAGGAGAACAACGTGGCGCCGGACTCGCTCTGCCCAACCTACTGCACCATGGTATTCTGGATCGACAACGACGACTGGCGAGGAGTGCCCTTCGTGGTGACCTCGGGCAAGGGGCTGGACGAAAAGTCGGTGGAACTGAGGCTCAACCTCAAGAACAACCTGCCGGAGGAGATCTGCAGGGACTTCGTGCCCTCGCAGCTCGTCTACAGAATACACCCGCGGCCCTCGGTATTCTGggtgaaggacctgaaggagaTCAACGTGGGCGAGGTGCGCGACGGCATGACCTCGGACCTGGAGAGCGACAACGGCATGAAGCCGGCGCAGCGCATCCTGGTCGACGTCGAGTCCTCGGCGGCAAAGAGGTCGATCGAGGGCGCCTACGAGCTGCTCTTCTACTACGCATTCTCGAACAAGCGCGAGATCTTCCCGACGATCCACCAGGTGAACGAGGCGTGGCGCGTGCTCACGCCGGTGCTGAACGAGATAAcggagaagaagctggtgcCCTTTTTCTACCCGCGTGGCTCCGCGGGTCCGAAGGAGGCTGAGTCGCTGCTGTCCCTGCTCTGA